The Penicillium oxalicum strain HP7-1 chromosome VIII, whole genome shotgun sequence DNA segment CCGTGGGTCGCAGCCGTCATATTCATCATTCTCTCCGGAGGCTTAACTATCGTCCATTCGCTTCAATCAATCAAGTCTCGATGTCGATACTTTATCCCCTTCCTCGTGGGAGGAGTCTGTAGGTCGCACCGCCGTCGTCCTGGACTTCAACTTGGGTGAGAGGTCTCGACTAACTTCGTTTCTCTTCCCACAGTTCAGATCATTGACTACGTCTGCCGTGCCAAGGACCACCATATCCTGCATCCATTCCAGTCCACGCCATTCAACCCTTGCCTATACTTGCAGCACCAGTGCTCTACGCGGCATCCATCTACGTAGTTCTGGGCCACCTCGTGACACACCTACATGCGGAGCAAATGAGCCTCATCTGCGTTAGATGGATGACCAAGATTATTGTCGCGGGCGACgtcctctccatcctcactCAATCTGCTGGCGGAGATATTATGGCGTCCGGTACTGCGACATCTCAAAAACCGACTTTAACATTGTCATTAGTGGATTGCTCATCCAGCTGATCTCCTTTGAATTTTTCGTCGTGATCTCTGCCATCTTCCACTTCCGCATTGGCCGACAGCCGACACCCTGGGCCCAGAAAGACCGAGTCCTGTCAATGCGCCGTACGTGGCGTGAACGAAACTGGGGCTCTCTCTTGCTGACGCTGTACATGACGAGTGGACTGATTCTCATTAGGTCGATCTTCCGGGTGATTGAATATCAGGGTGGGCCTGACGGCTATTTCATCACGCTCGAGGCCTATTCATTTATCTTTGTCACCCATATCTGAAGACTCCGCATTGAACTCAGGGCGGATCGTAAGCGCTTCGGTGATGCATGAAGAAGCTCAAATGGCATATTAAGCGCAAAGGATTACGAGAAACTTGTAGAGTGGATACTATCGGATTGGAATTTGCTGAGGTAGAACCTTGCTCCAAATGGAAGATATTTGCACGATTTCTTTACCTCGGCCACCGCCTCGTCCTCGGACGCTAAGTAAGCATGATGTTTGTATAGTATTACTAGTAGTATTTCTGAAGATATATACTAGTAGATACTTGAAATATCTGAAAGGCCAAGTTTAGCCAACAGCCTGAAGGATTCCCGATCAATGGTTTCGTGGCAGTAGCTGCGCGGATGAACAAAAGAACAAAGTCAGTAGAGAAAGATGCACGGCCGAGCATTCCTCTTTTGGAAATATGGGAATGAACGGAATGGTTATGGAGAAAAAACTTGAGAGaatttgccctctccagatgtttgctggCCCAGCAGTCAGGTGTCTTGAGGGGGTTTCTCCTAGTCATaggtttccctcttccttcttccttctcccctcTTTAGACTCCCTAATTCAGatgtctcgcctctagattgcttccttgcctctAGATCTATAGGTCTACCAAGACTGATCTAGTGCTTTCAGACTGCTGCCTATGTCGTTCTGCTCCATGTACCACGTATTTTGTTCTGAATCACTGGTACCGTAATTCAATTGTTGTCAACTTCCAATCACCGGGTATTGGCAAGTGGAGTCTGTCACACAGCTTCTATCAAATTCTGCAGACAAGTGCCCCCAGATTCTGTTTCTGTCATATTTTGGCCCTTGTTCTGTGACGCTCTCGAGTCTGGTTCTGCTGTCCTGGAGATTCTGCCCGAGCAGAATGCGCTGACTAACCGCCGAGACAGTCGGACCTGTCCACCTGCAGGTACCTACTGTTGTGCTGCCTCTGGCATACTCAAAGCATGTACCGCCTCCGTGCCGCGCGCGGGTGGGCCCGGTGGATCTTCTTTGCAAGAAACCCCGGCTGCACCATCGACCCGATGACGTTGAGTTTGGCGATGGTGGCATGTGTTAAGTGAATTCGCTATATCGGGATCGAAGAATCAGGAGGTTGAATGTCAATCAGGGTTGAATCTGAGATATCCGGTTATGCATCGCTCTGTGGTCGAATGTTTTTTCGttttatctttcttcttttcatttttgaCAACTGCGAGAAGGGAGACCCAAATGATTGCGCCACGATACGAATCAAGAAAAATTCTTTTCTGTACAGTAAAAGTCAAACGTGGTCCCCAAGGGCAACAGCAGATCGCGATCACTCGGCTACGCTTTGCTACAATAGGGGCGGCTTTGCATCGTAAATTTTCTATTTCAGTACTTCTCCCCTCGTGGGACTCGCTCTGCTTTCTactgaattttttttctcccgaCGATCCATCATCGCCGGCCTTTTCATTCGACGTTAACCCTCCTACCCGGCACAAAACTGCCAATCCACCATGTCGTCCACCGAGGATGTCCCCGAATCCAACAGGGAGCCCTTGACCAGAAACGCATCCGCCACATCCTATTCCTACGAGAATCTCACAGGATGGAAGAGCGTGCGTGTTCTTCGAATTGGGAGGGGCATGTACCACGATGTCAAGAGGCGTCTTCCGTATTACTGGAGCGACATTCGTGATGCGTGGACGTACCGGACCGTTGCCAGTATTATTCGCATGTACTTTGTCAAGTAAGCATCCCTCCTGTGACACGCTTCGTGGATGAATTCCTTTCTCATGGGGATGGAATGCTCCAGCCTACTCCCCGCAATTGCATACACCTTGGATATGTACCGCAGAACCGGCAATTTCTACGGAATCAACGAGGCGCTGTTCTCCTCGGCGCTGGCCGCCATGGTGTTTAGTCTTTTTTCCGCGCAGCCGCTGACGATCGTCGGCATTACTGGTTTGATCTCGCTCTTCAACTACACCATTTACGACATCATCATTATCTATGAGCCTGCGATCTATCCCGAGTTCATGTGTTGGGTTGGCATTTGGGGTGCCATTTTCCATTGGATTGTGGCGCTTTGCAACATCTGTGACTATATGCGCTACGTGACGGACTTTTCGAGCGAGGCTTTTGCCTTTTATGTGGGCACCATCTATATCAGTGGGTCGACGTCGCTTCTTTCCGCACACTTGGGCTGGCATGAGCTGACCTGGGCCTCAGGCAAGGGAGTGGAGGAGATCATCAGTGAATTCGAGAGCAAGGGACCGACCGCGGGTTATATGAGCGCCATGGTGGCAATCCTCTATTTTTTGACGATATGGACTCTGGAGAAGATTGGCTCCAGTACCATCTGCCGCCCTAGTCTTCGAGGCTTACTGGCAGACTATGCATACCCGGTAGGCGTTGAGGCGTTGCGAGAATATGGACACACAAACAACTGACACAAACACTGCGTCTTGGTCTAGATCGGGACCATCTTCTGGGTAGGATTCACGCACATCCCCGGCCCATTGAAAGCGGCCGACGTGACTCGAGTGCCCATCAGCCGAGCGTTCTACCCAACTCAACCGCGCAGCTGGCTGATTCCATTCTGGGAGCTCGATGCCAAGTGGGTTTTCGCAGCCCTTCCCTTTGGGTTTCTGGTCATGTTGCTCTTCTACTATGACCATGTAAGAAGCATCCGCGGGTCTAGTCCGACCTGTCATCCCTGATTCCTCCGAGTCTTGTTTAGTAACTTGCAATCTTCATCTAGAACGTCAGCAGCTTAACCGCACAGGCCCGTCAGTTCCCGCTGAAGAAACCTTCCGGCTTTCACTGGgactttttccttctcggaTGTACAACCTTTATTGCGGGAATCATCGGGATTCCATTCCCCAACGGCTTGGTTCCCCAGGCTCCCGTGCATACCGACTCGCTGACAATCTATGAGACTGAACTCCGGATCATACCCACCGGCGAAGGTGAGGGCGAAGAGATTCGGCGTCCCATCGTCAACCCGACTGCCGTCGTGGAGCAGAGAGTGTCTCATTTCGTGATGGGCTTGGCCATTATCGGCACCATGACCGGTCCATTACTGGTTGTACTCCATACGATGCCGTCGGCGGTTTTCGCAGGCGTCTTTTTCATCGTCGGTTGGGGGTCTATCGGGTCCAACGGCATTGTGAACAAGGCGCTGCAACTTATCCAGGAAGATCGGTTTATTTCGCGCGCAGAACCTCTGCTCAGAGTGCCCAGTCGGAAAATCCTGCTGTGGATTTTTTGCCAACTGGTAGATGTTGCCGCCTGCGTTGCAATTTCCCAGACCATCGCTGCTATTGGTATGTCATGATATacgatcttctccttgcttTGTTCATCCATCAAACCAGATCACTGATGAAAAGGGAAATGATTGTCAGGGTTTCCCGTGTTGATCATCGCTCTCATTCCCTTCAGAGTCTGGGCGATTCCCAAGATGTTTACCGCTGATGAGATCAGCGTGCTCGATGACATGACAGCCAACAATGAAGCTGTTCTCCGCAGTCTCGGTGGAGCGCCGCGATTCccggaagaaaaagaaggacccCGGCAATATGGTCTTGAACGCCGCTACTCTGAACGGAAGAAGGGCCCTGAGAGGCAGAGAGCAGGTAGCATCCACCGCTGAGGGAGGACGCTTTCTTGCGTCGAGGCGCGATCTCGAACAGGGACACGTCGTTCGAGGCTTACTTGTTGATACGAGGCCCATTGGATCGGTATCGAACGAAGCATCCAGTATTGGTCCAACAGACAGACCAGAGTCCACTTTTCAAGAGAGCCGGGACAAAGGGGTGAAGGTCTTGATGGCGCGCAGACGTGCCGGCATAAACTATAGTCCACTTGAACAAATAATGCATTCGCACCATCTGTGTGTCATCCTCCCTATGTTTAGACATGGCTTGTTCAGAAGAACTCGGTATGCTATACGGACGCCGAGGCAATTGAGTAGCAACACTTTGCTGGATCTATTTGCGAATCGTGGATAAAATCTCGTTTTTGCCACCTCTAGAGCTGCTATGAACATTGATGTTTCTTTACACAACATTGTCtagcacatacgaccatagggtgtggagaacagggcttcccgtccgctcagccgtacttaagccacacgccggtcagttagtagtatggtgggtgaccacatgcgaatcctgactgttgtatgtttttcAAGCATTTTTTTGCCTAGCCTTGGTACAATTCCGGGGAGAGTTTATTCTAAAATAGGGCTAAAGGAGGGAGTTTATACAGAACTTGATATTTTTATAAACATTTCTGGTCGCCATTTCTACTTATATAGTCTTACTTACCTAGTCAGATATTCTTGAAGGATTATAAGCTATAGCTGTCGCTATCTAAGTGAAATCCACcgtaggccttgcaattactcgcggcgagccaGCCTTTTGGACTCGACATTCCGGCTCGATCGACTCGACTACTAGTGTATCACCGTCGTACGGCTGGCGAGTCGGACTTTCTGGCgcgaactcgcgagtaattttccgcggaCCGGCTTTCCTGGCTCGCtagtcgagtccaaaaagccgacTGGCCGCGAGTAATCGCAAGGCCTACTATACCAGCAAACCAAGCGCCAAGAGACTACCCTTCGAGCACAAATACACGCGTAAGCCTACCTGGCTTCCTCAGCAATCGCATAATAGTAGCAGCAGCACAGCTTCGAATCAATGCCTTGATCGATAATACTAAATACTACTCTAATGACCATGTCAGATGACTCCATGGTCACGTATACCCCACTCACAATCCCATTCACAAGTAATTCCGTCATGCAGCGAACCTAGTATGTCGTCGAGTTTGGGGATGCATCTACATCCACAGCACTGGCTGGCTCCAACATCTGTCCCGTGGGATAAGCTTGGTGCATCGATCAATCAGTAAATATTTGAAACGGATGCTCTATAGAGCGGGCGTATGATAACGTTTGTGTGTATATATGGCGATATTTCATGATGCGTAATTCTCTTGTTTTATGattcttgatgaagaagctAAGTAGATGCTGCTTTCGATAGTCCTGACGAGGTCCAAATTGCTAGATATTAAGGAAAGCAATGACAAAAGAGGGACTGTAGTGCATCCCTATTAATCACAGCCGAGACCGAAACACAAACTGCTTCCAAAAATATAGAAATATGAGGCGTCTTGACAAGGCGGTAAATCTCATGGTTCCTTAGCTTTTCGCTCATCATCACTGCGACAGGAAACGCTCTCTTTGTCCGCTTTGTGAAGCTCGAGAGCGTTCTTGGGGATAGCCTTGGATTTCTAGACAGATTCATCGATAGTTCTGCGGGATTGAGTCTCACTAGTGACATACTCGGACTCCACTTGATCATCACCGAATTCAACGTCTGCCCCATCGTATGGCACGCTGGCATGGTAGcgaaggagaaagagattCCACGGCGCCTCGTCTCTTTTCACGAAAGAATAGATTGGCGAAGCCCTAACCTTTAAGATCCCGAACTTGTTGTATTGTGCCTGGATGAGACGGCCATGTCGTGGTTCACAGAATGTCATCAGAAGAACCTATAGTATTTAAAAAATCCCATTGAGGAAATGATTAGTGTTCACAGCTTGCAATGTAACTCGATAGATCGTGGTGGGTACGTTATTGACGAAACGTACCGGAAACAGCGAGGTATCTTTGAGTTCATCCTGCTCTAGGCGATTCTTGATCGCCTGGGCAATACACGCCAGCTCGCAAAAAAGAAGTTTGCCCTGGAATACGACCCCTTCACTGCGCATAACGAGCATGAGATGCGGGTAAGTTAGGTTCTTATCTTTCCACTCGTATTTGCCCCTGATCATCCAATCTGCAACTTGCTGATTCCGTATACGGCCGCTAAGCTAGTCTCTCGGTGAAAGGCTACTGAGGAAGTCTGCTGGGATCTCTGAGAAAGGGCTGTCAATAAGGATTTGAGCCTAGCAAGAGATAGTAGAAAGTGACTTGAAGCgcttgttcttcttgcgtGTGTTATAATAGCGCGTTTCCAAGTAACAATAAATATATTCTGCGTTTTGCCCTATAAAGTTGAGCTCTTCTAGGTTAGGCTGGCGGCGACCTTCTATAACTTCTTTAGGGACCTTATAAAAAGCCTCGTCGTACTAATCGTGTTCGTCGATAGCGCCTTGACACTCGTCGAATAAATCAAAGATGAAATTTTGGAGTTCCTCGGACTGAAGGCTTGAATAGACAGGCGTGCAACGCAATGAAGCCTGGATCTTCAGGGTTGAACGCTTCAAGGGTGACCCTGAGCTCCGTGAGATCAGTGGATGAGTAGGTGGACTTTGGATCGGATCTGAGTGTTTCTAAAAGGCCCTCGACAGCCGTCTTGTACTCTGCTCGGAAGGAGACGCTGCTTTTTTCAGTCATATCGAGTGAGGGATCTGTTTTATCATCCAAGGGGCGAGGGTAAAGGTGAATTGTAggtaagaaaaaaaaggaaagggtagagaaggaaaaaggtCGATGAGGAGTAGGAGGGGCAATATCAGTACGATTCGGAGTGTGGTATGGAGGTAAACATTACATTAGCTAGTACAGTGGACAATGATACTACCAACTTATATTAAAAACCTTGGGTACCTCTAGCTGAGATTCCTGACACCGCGGAAGTAGTACTTTCACATCGCCACATGCATGACGGCTATCGCCTGCCAGCCTTGGCGTTGATGCCTGAGTCAGCACAGCAGACTTGAACCTCCGCGGCTGCAAAGGTGACGAGTCCGACGAGAAAGCGTACGGCCGTAGTTCGCTCCCCACATCCTCCACACCATGCATCCGATGGTGCATCACCCGGTGGTGAACAAGTTGGCAGTTTTGTTTGAGAATACAGATTTTATACCAAGCCTAGCTTCTCTGTTGGAGTCCCTCGGCCCAAAAGGTGAGGGTGTCTGTCTACGTATCGACGCAGTATTGTGTGCTTCATCAAGCACCTTGAACTTGAATGGAGCAAAAGAGAATGTCAACCCGCTGCCATTGGTATGGATTCTTACATCTCTCTCCCTGGAATAATGGGGTATTCAGCGTCCGTATGATTgactctttcttctttttttgcttctgtATAGGGATGGTTGAGTGTTGAAAACAATCATGCCTTGACCATCACGCCGGGGCAGACCGAGTCCTTGAAATCGTCACCGCGAGTAAGTTCCACTCGGTGCATTGCAGGATCCAGATCGCGAGGACTTGGAAATGCTTATTGACCTTCATTAGCCCGGTTCTGTCTCGCAACTCGATAACGTGGAATGTCAATCCCCAGTGACCCCACAGTCTTTATTCTACGAATGCCACAGTCCCAGACGCAAAACCGTCAGCGGGTTGCGACCATCTGTTTCATCGATTCCGCTAGCGAGGACTGAGCCATCAGTAGCAGACAGTGATTCgaatgatgaggatgatcCAAATTCACATGGTGTATTGAATCAACCCATAGTTCGCCAGCTTCATAGCGCGCGCTTTCCCCAACGCCAGAACCCAACGACAGGAACGGAGGCACCTACTCTGCAACCTTCTTCCATTGACAAACTCATCTGTGGAATCTGGCGTCAAGTGCACTCGCCTACCACATTGAGTGTGTCATTCCCGGTATTTGACTCCCTTGCATCAGTCTTGCTCTTGCCAATTAGTCACCGCTGACTGGAGCACAGGACCGCCGACCCGGGATTAGTCTTAGTACTGGTGTTAGTCAAGAAGTGAGCAttactctttctctctccttgcGAAGGCGCCCTGGTCTTTCGTTGACCCCGTTGCCGACATAGGTCTTTCGAGCAATCAGTGGTCTGTGCAAAGAATACTACAATCAAAGCCGATCTTCACGAGCTCTGGAGATGGTGGTTCAAGCCCACTGGGTGGAATGCTATGAAGCTCGTATTGCATCTATTGCCCTGGAACATCCCAGTTGTACGAAGACGGAAGCCCGGATCATGGCCCTCAAAGAAGCCTGCAACACGCTAGCCTGGCAGGAAAAAGAGCTCAGGAATCGACTGTATGTcgtcccctccttctctttctctctcccgtCTATGTGGACGATAAAAACTGACGATGAGCCAGTGCGATTTGGCGTGGTTACAAAGAGATCAAGGATTCTGGGGGCTGGGCAAGCCTTGTTTTCGCCGGATCGGGGGTCTATCGCTTTTGCAAATACCGAATCGGGTTTAGAGACGGTCTCACTACTCGTCTGCGTCATATTGCCTCTAGTCTCGAAGTTGCGGCGGATACCCTGCACCCTGGCTGGCGGGACCTTCTTCGGATCGTGAGCCCTGACGAACAGCGTCGCTATTTTGGCCACCCCCATGAGTGGGTAACCGTCGACACCGGACCCCCTCTGCCGCTCAACAGTACCTACTCTCACCTTTCACTGCCCGAGGGCTTTCAATTCGAGTTTGTGGATGACTGTGTCCTCGATTATGACATTTTTGGCCAAGACGATCCCCGCCGGGTTCCGCAGATCGATCCTGATATCTGTGAAATATGTGGGAAGAAGCAGGCGGACGATATTGTCACCAACCAATGCTACTGCTTTCCGACATTATTTGGGAGTGTGCGGTATCCTCCACCTGTCCAATTATATCATACTGCAAGTGGAAAGAACAATGGGGTCATTGCGCGCTGCGTAAGTACGGGAATGAAAcactctttgctttttctgttttctttcaTGACGTTTCCTACTCCCTCAAACACCAGCTAAACCTAACCTTCGACAGCAATTCGAGAGAGGAACAGCGATTGCCGAATTCGTGGGATACATTACGCGTGGAATTGACGGGCTCGACGTCATGATGGGTGGAACTCAGGAACGGCCCTATCAAATTTTCCAGGGTAAGATGGGAAATTTCACACGCTTCATCAATCACTCTTGTCGCCCAAATAGTCAGTTCCAGAGATTCTACTGGCGCGGGATAGAGCGTGTTCTTGTGGTCTCGCGGGGAGTCCCGGCCGGAAATGAGATCACGGTGGATTATTCGGATTTTTATTGGAGGAAGTTGAAGAAAAATTGTTTATGCGGAGAGCGCGCTTGTCGTTATGCCCATCAAGCAGAATCATAAGGGGTTGGGGTGGTCAGCGTGGCAACTCACGTCTACACAGCATGATTTTTTGGGCAGCATTTTGACTCCACTTTGTATATTCACTTAGTTTTCTCAGAGACGAGGCAAGTCTGAGAATCAACTAATCGCAAGGCAGAGAATCTGTCCAAGAAGAGCGATATTGTTTCATTTCTGATATAATTTTAACATAGTTACCTCGAATGAGTCTGTCAATCTTAACGAATCTTTCACATCACCTTCTGTCAACGTAGGGAAAAGGTAAACCAATTTTGCGCGTGCGACTGTCGCTTGGCAATGGGATTCTGAAAATTGAGCTCGCGTCGGCTCCGCTTGTCTAAGCGATTGGGATTCCAGTCATCAGTGAGGCAACCCCCCAGAACATCTTCTAGACTGAGCCAGGAATAGACCAGCTCTTCTGTCTTCCCCTTGTCATAGCCCATGTCGTCATGAATcggcttcttgttcttgcaGAGCACCTTGAGTTCTCGGCATGCAACGTCTCCGTTCTTCTCCAGATATGTGCGCATCACGTCGCCAGCGCTTGTCACAATTCGGCTCATCACTTGACGGTGATTGATCCCCATTTCTTTGGCGCTTTGAGCTGAGCCGTCTGAGACATGAAGTATTAGAAGGACGAGGTTGGATATGAGTGATTCATCCGGCATGTACGCCGAAGTGAAGTACTGGACAAACTTCTCGTGCTCTTTGTCCCGGATGAGTCTGAGTAACTCAATGGAGCGTCTGTGCATCCCGAAGCAGTTGTACAGAATAATAGGCTCCTCTTCGAACAGCTTGGCCTTCAGAAAGGCGAGAAGCGGCAGTGGATCGAGGTTGTGCGCGCTTAACCATCTCCGGGTGATGATTTGTTCTGGATTAGACTTGTCTAGCTCCTTGGCGGGTAGTGACTCGAGTGATATCTTCTGGGAAAGCTCATCCAGGACTCGGTGGGTGCTTTGATCCTAGCAGATTCTTCAGATCTAGGTCCATACTTAGCAAAGAGTAATTCGGCTACTGCTGTCGTAGACTTGACTAAGCCTGGGTTCTTGCCGTTGGGCTTATGAAATCTTGAGCTCTGTA contains these protein-coding regions:
- a CDS encoding putative transporter — protein: MSSTEDVPESNREPLTRNASATSYSYENLTGWKSVRVLRIGRGMYHDVKRRLPYYWSDIRDAWTYRTVASIIRMYFVNLLPAIAYTLDMYRRTGNFYGINEALFSSALAAMVFSLFSAQPLTIVGITGLISLFNYTIYDIIIIYEPAIYPEFMCWVGIWGAIFHWIVALCNICDYMRYVTDFSSEAFAFYVGTIYISGSTSLLSAHLGWHELTWASGKGVEEIISEFESKGPTAGYMSAMVAILYFLTIWTLEKIGSSTICRPSLRGLLADYAYPIGTIFWVGFTHIPGPLKAADVTRVPISRAFYPTQPRSWLIPFWELDAKWVFAALPFGFLVMLLFYYDHNVSSLTAQARQFPLKKPSGFHWDFFLLGCTTFIAGIIGIPFPNGLVPQAPVHTDSLTIYETELRIIPTGEGEGEEIRRPIVNPTAVVEQRVSHFVMGLAIIGTMTGPLLVVLHTMPSAVFAGVFFIVGWGSIGSNGIVNKALQLIQEDRFISRAEPLLRVPSRKILLWIFCQLVDVAACVAISQTIAAIGFPVLIIALIPFRVWAIPKMFTADEISVLDDMTANNEAVLRSLGGAPRFPEEKEGPRQYGLERRYSERKKGPERQRAGSIHR
- a CDS encoding SET domain-containing protein, with the translated sequence MHPMVHHPVVNKLAVLFENTDFIPSLASLLESLGPKGEGVCLRIDAVLCASSSTLNLNGAKENVNPLPLGWLSVENNHALTITPGQTESLKSSPRPGSVSQLDNVECQSPVTPQSLFYECHSPRRKTVSGLRPSVSSIPLARTEPSVADSDSNDEDDPNSHGVLNQPIVRQLHSARFPQRQNPTTGTEAPTLQPSSIDKLICGIWRQVHSPTTLSVSFPDRRPGISLSTGVSQEVFRAISGLCKEYYNQSRSSRALEMVVQAHWVECYEARIASIALEHPSCTKTEARIMALKEACNTLAWQEKELRNRLAIWRGYKEIKDSGGWASLVFAGSGVYRFCKYRIGFRDGLTTRLRHIASSLEVAADTLHPGWRDLLRIVSPDEQRRYFGHPHEWVTVDTGPPLPLNSTYSHLSLPEGFQFEFVDDCVLDYDIFGQDDPRRVPQIDPDICEICGKKQADDIVTNQCYCFPTLFGSVRYPPPVQLYHTASGKNNGVIARCQFERGTAIAEFVGYITRGIDGLDVMMGGTQERPYQIFQGKMGNFTRFINHSCRPNSQFQRFYWRGIERVLVVSRGVPAGNEITVDYSDFYWRKLKKNCLCGERACRYAHQAES